A stretch of the Denticeps clupeoides chromosome 6, fDenClu1.1, whole genome shotgun sequence genome encodes the following:
- the rab24 gene encoding ras-related protein Rab-24 isoform X2, protein MTAMRVDAKVVMLGKESVGKTSLVERYVHRRFLVGPYQNTIGAAFVAKQIHVGDKVVTLGIWVLYVSLFLILLDRAFVIIATPHSTRPQDTAGSERYEAMSRIYYRGARAAIVCYDLTDSSSFQRAKFWVKELQNCEEHCKIYLCGTKSDLAEADRSIRQVDYHDVQDFADEIGAQHFETSSKTGNNVDELFQKVAEDFSSSAFELMPEGTGVDLGQKKDSYIYSCCHN, encoded by the exons ATGACCGCCATGCGTGTGGACGCCAAGGTGGTCATGTTGGGGAAAGAGAGTGTCGGCAAGACCAGCCTGGTTGAGAGATATGTGCACCGACGCTTCCTGGTCGGCCCTTATCAAAAC ACTATCGGAGCCGCCTTTGTGGCCAAGCAAATCCATGTGGGAGACAAAGTGGTCACACTGGGCATATGGGTATTATATGTTTCCCTCTTTTTGATATTGTTGGACCGTGCATTTGTAATAATCGCTACACCTCATTCTACCCGACCACAGGATACCGCTGGATCGGAGCGCTATGAGGCCATGAGCAGGATCTACTATAGAGGAGCGCGAGCTGCTATCGTGTGTTACG ATCTGACTGACAGCAGCAGCTTCCAGCGTGCCAAGTTTTGGGTGAAGGAGTTGCAGAATTGTGAAGAG CACTGTAAGATATATCTGTGCGGAACGAAGAGCGACCTCGCTGAGGCAGACAGAAGTATTCGACAAGTGGACTACCATGACGTACAGGACTTTGCGGATG AAATAGGGGCTCAGCATTTTGAGACCTCCAGCAAAACGGGAAACAATGTGG ACGAACTATTCCAAAAAGTAGCTGAGGACTTCAGCAGTTCAGCCTTCGAGTTAATGCCTG AGGGTACAGGAGTGGACCTTGGTCAGAAGAAGGACTCTTATATCTATTCTTGCTGCCATAACTGA
- the rab24 gene encoding ras-related protein Rab-24 isoform X1, which translates to MTAMRVDAKVVMLGKESVGKTSLVERYVHRRFLVGPYQNTIGAAFVAKQIHVGDKVVTLGIWVLYVSLFLILLDRAFVIIATPHSTRPQDTAGSERYEAMSRIYYRGARAAIVCYDLTDSSSFQRAKFWVKELQNCEEHCKIYLCGTKSDLAEADRSIRQVDYHDVQDFADEIGAQHFETSSKTGNNVDELFQKVAEDFSSSAFELMPAEGTGVDLGQKKDSYIYSCCHN; encoded by the exons ATGACCGCCATGCGTGTGGACGCCAAGGTGGTCATGTTGGGGAAAGAGAGTGTCGGCAAGACCAGCCTGGTTGAGAGATATGTGCACCGACGCTTCCTGGTCGGCCCTTATCAAAAC ACTATCGGAGCCGCCTTTGTGGCCAAGCAAATCCATGTGGGAGACAAAGTGGTCACACTGGGCATATGGGTATTATATGTTTCCCTCTTTTTGATATTGTTGGACCGTGCATTTGTAATAATCGCTACACCTCATTCTACCCGACCACAGGATACCGCTGGATCGGAGCGCTATGAGGCCATGAGCAGGATCTACTATAGAGGAGCGCGAGCTGCTATCGTGTGTTACG ATCTGACTGACAGCAGCAGCTTCCAGCGTGCCAAGTTTTGGGTGAAGGAGTTGCAGAATTGTGAAGAG CACTGTAAGATATATCTGTGCGGAACGAAGAGCGACCTCGCTGAGGCAGACAGAAGTATTCGACAAGTGGACTACCATGACGTACAGGACTTTGCGGATG AAATAGGGGCTCAGCATTTTGAGACCTCCAGCAAAACGGGAAACAATGTGG ACGAACTATTCCAAAAAGTAGCTGAGGACTTCAGCAGTTCAGCCTTCGAGTTAATGCCTG CAGAGGGTACAGGAGTGGACCTTGGTCAGAAGAAGGACTCTTATATCTATTCTTGCTGCCATAACTGA
- the rab24 gene encoding ras-related protein Rab-24 isoform X3 — MTAMRVDAKVVMLGKESVGKTSLVERYVHRRFLVGPYQNTIGAAFVAKQIHVGDKVVTLGIWDTAGSERYEAMSRIYYRGARAAIVCYDLTDSSSFQRAKFWVKELQNCEEHCKIYLCGTKSDLAEADRSIRQVDYHDVQDFADEIGAQHFETSSKTGNNVDELFQKVAEDFSSSAFELMPAEGTGVDLGQKKDSYIYSCCHN, encoded by the exons ATGACCGCCATGCGTGTGGACGCCAAGGTGGTCATGTTGGGGAAAGAGAGTGTCGGCAAGACCAGCCTGGTTGAGAGATATGTGCACCGACGCTTCCTGGTCGGCCCTTATCAAAAC ACTATCGGAGCCGCCTTTGTGGCCAAGCAAATCCATGTGGGAGACAAAGTGGTCACACTGGGCATATGG GATACCGCTGGATCGGAGCGCTATGAGGCCATGAGCAGGATCTACTATAGAGGAGCGCGAGCTGCTATCGTGTGTTACG ATCTGACTGACAGCAGCAGCTTCCAGCGTGCCAAGTTTTGGGTGAAGGAGTTGCAGAATTGTGAAGAG CACTGTAAGATATATCTGTGCGGAACGAAGAGCGACCTCGCTGAGGCAGACAGAAGTATTCGACAAGTGGACTACCATGACGTACAGGACTTTGCGGATG AAATAGGGGCTCAGCATTTTGAGACCTCCAGCAAAACGGGAAACAATGTGG ACGAACTATTCCAAAAAGTAGCTGAGGACTTCAGCAGTTCAGCCTTCGAGTTAATGCCTG CAGAGGGTACAGGAGTGGACCTTGGTCAGAAGAAGGACTCTTATATCTATTCTTGCTGCCATAACTGA
- the rab24 gene encoding ras-related protein Rab-24 isoform X4, with protein MTAMRVDAKVVMLGKESVGKTSLVERYVHRRFLVGPYQNTIGAAFVAKQIHVGDKVVTLGIWDTAGSERYEAMSRIYYRGARAAIVCYDLTDSSSFQRAKFWVKELQNCEEHCKIYLCGTKSDLAEADRSIRQVDYHDVQDFADEIGAQHFETSSKTGNNVDELFQKVAEDFSSSAFELMPEGTGVDLGQKKDSYIYSCCHN; from the exons ATGACCGCCATGCGTGTGGACGCCAAGGTGGTCATGTTGGGGAAAGAGAGTGTCGGCAAGACCAGCCTGGTTGAGAGATATGTGCACCGACGCTTCCTGGTCGGCCCTTATCAAAAC ACTATCGGAGCCGCCTTTGTGGCCAAGCAAATCCATGTGGGAGACAAAGTGGTCACACTGGGCATATGG GATACCGCTGGATCGGAGCGCTATGAGGCCATGAGCAGGATCTACTATAGAGGAGCGCGAGCTGCTATCGTGTGTTACG ATCTGACTGACAGCAGCAGCTTCCAGCGTGCCAAGTTTTGGGTGAAGGAGTTGCAGAATTGTGAAGAG CACTGTAAGATATATCTGTGCGGAACGAAGAGCGACCTCGCTGAGGCAGACAGAAGTATTCGACAAGTGGACTACCATGACGTACAGGACTTTGCGGATG AAATAGGGGCTCAGCATTTTGAGACCTCCAGCAAAACGGGAAACAATGTGG ACGAACTATTCCAAAAAGTAGCTGAGGACTTCAGCAGTTCAGCCTTCGAGTTAATGCCTG AGGGTACAGGAGTGGACCTTGGTCAGAAGAAGGACTCTTATATCTATTCTTGCTGCCATAACTGA